The following proteins come from a genomic window of Triticum aestivum cultivar Chinese Spring chromosome 6A, IWGSC CS RefSeq v2.1, whole genome shotgun sequence:
- the LOC100146080 gene encoding S-adenosylmethionine synthase — protein MAEVETFLFTSESVNEGHPDKLCDQISDAVLDACLAEDPDSKVACETCTKTNMVMVFGEITTKANVDYEKIVRDTCRGIGFVSNDVGLDADHCKVLVNIEQQSPDIAQGVHGHFTKRPEEIGAGDQGHMFGYATDETPEFMPLSHVLATKLGARLTEVRKNATCPWLRPDGKTQVTVEYHNDNGAMVPIRVHTVLISTQHDETVTNDEIAADLKEHVIKPVIPEQYLDENTIFHLNPSGRFVIGGPHGDAGLTGRKIIIDTYGGWGAHGGGAFSGKDPTKVDRSGAYVARQAAKSIVASGIARRCIVQVSYAIGVPEPLSVFVDTYGTGKIPDKEILEIVKENFDFRPGMIIINLDLKRGGKGRYLKTAAYGHFGREGADFTWEVVKPLKWEKPSA, from the coding sequence ATGGCTGAAGTTGAAACCTTCCTCTTCACATCCGAGTCTGTCAACGAGGGGCACCCTGACAAGCTCTGCGACCAGATATCTGATGCTGTGCTAGATGCATGCCTGGCTGAAGACCCTGACAGCAAGGTTGCTTGTGAGACATGCACCAAGACCAACATGGTCATGGTTTTCGGTGAGATCACTACCAAGGCCAATGTTGACTATGAGAAGATTGTGAGGGATACTTGCCGTGGCATCGGTTTTGTGTCCAATGATGTAGGGCTTGATGCTGACCACTGCAAGGTACTTGTCAACATTGAGCAGCAGTCCCCTGACATCGCGCAGGGTGTCCATGGTCACTTTACCAAGCGGCCTGAGGAGATTGGCGCTGGTGACCAGGGCCATATGTTTGGATATGCAACTGATGAGACCCCTGAGTTCATGCCCCTCAGCCATGTTCTTGCTACCAAGCTTGGTGCTCGTCTCACTGAGGTTCGCAAGAACGCGACCTGCCCGTGGTTGAGGCCTGATGGCAAGACCCAGGTGACTGTGGAGTATCACAATGACAATGGTGCTATGGTCCCTATACGTGTCCACACTGTGCTCATCTCCACCCAGCATGATGAGACAGTGACCAATGATGAGATTGCTGCTGATCTGAAGGAGCATGTGATTAAGCCTGTCATCCCAGAGCAGTACCTTGATGAGAATACCATCTTCCATCTCAACCCATCTGGCCGCTTTGTCATTGGTGGACCTCACGGCGATGCTGGTCTCACTGGCAGGAAGATCATCATTGACACCTATGGTGGCTGGGGAGCTCATGGTGGAGGTGCTTTCTCTGGCAAGGACCCGACCAAGGTTGACCGCAGTGGTGCATATGTTGCAAGGCAGGCGGCGAAGAGCATTGTCGCCAGTGGCATCGCCCGCCGCTGCATCGTCCAGGTGTCTTATGCTATTGGCGTGCCTGAACCACTCTCAGTGTTTGTTGACACATACGGCACGGGCAAGATCCCTGACAAGGAGATCCTCGAGATTGTCAAGGAGAACTTTGACTTCAGGCCAggcatgatcatcatcaaccttgaCCTCAAGAGGGGCGGGAAGGGGCGCTACCTCAAGACGGCGGCATACGGTCACTTCGGCAGGGAGGGCGCAGACTTCACCTGGGAGGTGGTGAAGCCCCTCAAGTGGGAGAAGCCTTCTGCCTGA